A window from Cryptomeria japonica chromosome 1, Sugi_1.0, whole genome shotgun sequence encodes these proteins:
- the LOC131857304 gene encoding cysteine-rich repeat secretory protein 38-like, translating into MPCYDSQTIQLANYITLKGLPKWESNLNMVLNNLVNNTSSSSNGFNTSVSGQTPERVYGLLQCWGDATVEECFNCSNLAITSVRQDCGNAIGAKAWLPKCFIRYDNYSFIGILDTNTKRAYNGEKVTVDPDGFSTAKHT; encoded by the exons ATGCCTTGCTATGATTCACAAACAATACAGCTGGCAAATTACATTACGTTAAAGGGCCT CCCTAAATGGGAGAGTAATTTGAACATGGTTCTTAATAATCTTGTGAACAATACGTCATCATCATCAAATGGTTTCAATACCTCTGTCTCCGGCCAAACTCCAGAGAGAGTCTATGGTCTCCTCCAATGCTGGGGAGACGCAACAGTGGAGGAATGCTTCAACTGTTCCAACTTGGCAATAACCAGTGTTCGCCAGGATTGTGGAAATGCCATAGGCGCTAAAGCTTGGCTGCCCAAGTGCTTCATACGCTACGACAACTATTCCTTCATCGGAATACTTGATACCAACACAAAGAGAGCTTACAATGGAGAAAAGGTCACAGTTGACCCTGATGGGTTTAGTACGGCAAAACATACTTAA